From Lysinibacillus sp. SGAir0095, the proteins below share one genomic window:
- a CDS encoding GNAT family N-acetyltransferase, with translation MIIRDAVKGEFQHIKELRLQSYIEHAKKIPRTHWEALKQSILSDEETQEGIERIVAEIDGEIVGTVALFSPEIEAYKGLLEGQLNHPELRMLAVSPNARGKGVAKTLVSECIDRSKEKGYKSMGLHTADFMESAVRLYTSLGFIRVPENDFIPLDDGIVVKAFNIKF, from the coding sequence ATGATAATTAGGGATGCAGTAAAGGGAGAATTTCAACATATTAAAGAATTACGATTACAGTCTTATATAGAGCATGCAAAAAAAATTCCAAGAACCCATTGGGAAGCATTAAAACAATCCATCCTTTCTGATGAAGAAACACAAGAAGGAATTGAACGGATTGTAGCTGAAATTGACGGTGAAATTGTTGGGACAGTTGCGTTATTTTCACCAGAAATTGAAGCATATAAAGGTCTTTTAGAAGGGCAATTAAACCATCCAGAACTAAGGATGTTAGCAGTTTCTCCAAATGCTAGAGGAAAAGGTGTAGCCAAAACGTTGGTATCAGAATGCATTGATCGCTCTAAGGAAAAAGGCTACAAATCAATGGGATTACATACTGCAGATTTTATGGAATCAGCAGTGAGACTTTATACAAGTCTTGGATTTATACGAGTACCAGAAAATGATTTTATTCCATTAGATGATGGAATTGTTGTCAAAGCTTTTAACATTAAGTTTTGA
- a CDS encoding glutathione S-transferase family protein, whose protein sequence is MENHKKDKPLEVDKNGKFNRQKNRFTAPFGDKPGELPVEAGRYRLLWSPVCPWAHRSVIVRRVLGLEESISLGTASPMRPNIPRVDWEFSLDEGNKDPVLGIQYLSEVYLNADPNYEGRPTVPAIIDVKEKKVVNNDYFRLTNYFETVWSPLHKENAPNLYPESLRQEIDALNDVIFHEVNNGVYKCGFARSQEAYEEAYDTLFNQLDVLENRLATRRFLLGDYITDSDVRLFATLVRFDVAYYSAFKANRNRIVDFPNLWGYLRDLYQTPGFGDTTDFEAIKIHYHLSNHIASDDQKSLNILPKGPDLSSIHAPHHREAISGIEEKFLIGHD, encoded by the coding sequence ATGGAAAATCATAAAAAAGATAAGCCATTAGAAGTAGATAAAAACGGTAAGTTTAATCGTCAAAAAAATCGTTTCACAGCTCCGTTTGGGGATAAGCCAGGGGAATTACCAGTTGAGGCGGGGCGTTACCGATTGTTATGGTCCCCTGTATGCCCTTGGGCTCATCGCTCCGTTATTGTTCGTAGAGTACTAGGATTAGAGGAGTCTATAAGCTTAGGAACAGCTAGTCCAATGCGTCCCAATATTCCGCGTGTTGACTGGGAGTTTTCTTTAGATGAAGGAAATAAAGACCCTGTCTTGGGAATTCAATATCTAAGTGAAGTGTATTTAAATGCAGATCCCAACTACGAAGGGCGACCTACAGTTCCTGCAATTATAGATGTGAAAGAAAAAAAGGTCGTGAATAACGATTACTTCCGATTGACAAATTATTTCGAAACAGTATGGTCACCATTGCATAAAGAAAATGCACCTAATCTCTATCCAGAAAGTCTGCGACAGGAAATTGATGCACTAAATGATGTCATCTTTCATGAAGTGAATAATGGGGTGTACAAATGTGGGTTTGCACGTTCTCAAGAAGCTTATGAAGAGGCCTATGATACATTATTCAATCAACTTGATGTGTTAGAGAATCGTTTAGCAACTCGTCGTTTCCTTTTGGGAGATTATATAACAGATTCAGATGTACGTCTTTTTGCCACATTAGTTAGATTTGATGTAGCCTATTATTCTGCCTTTAAGGCAAATCGTAATCGTATTGTTGATTTTCCAAATCTATGGGGCTATTTAAGAGATTTATATCAAACTCCAGGATTTGGTGACACGACAGACTTCGAAGCGATAAAAATTCATTATCATTTATCAAATCACATCGCTAGTGATGACCAAAAGAGCTTAAATATTTTGCCTAAGGGTCCAGATCTATCGAGCATTCATGCACCACATCATCGTGAAGCTATCAGTGGAATAGAGGAGAAATTCCTTATTGGTCACGATTAA
- a CDS encoding gamma-type small acid-soluble spore protein, protein MQNDHHQYTITGTNIEEVKRKNAESGLSYKEVMAYLAKTGGKNTKMFSDTEVEEVKRHIHPN, encoded by the coding sequence ATGCAAAATGACCATCATCAATACACGATTACTGGAACAAATATTGAAGAGGTAAAAAGAAAAAATGCAGAATCAGGACTATCCTATAAAGAAGTAATGGCGTATCTTGCTAAAACAGGTGGGAAAAATACAAAAATGTTTAGTGATACAGAAGTAGAAGAAGTCAAAAGACATATTCATCCCAATTAA
- a CDS encoding gamma-type small acid-soluble spore protein, translating into MQNKNGKRFTQTGTDIEEVKSQNAQGSSGAQSFGTNPQKVREEIAQEAGPFGKSYSSTQAPQSFGGKTASGTDIQKVREEIAQEAGPFGKSFSSSPSPQSYGGKTASGTDIQKVREEIAQEAGPFGKSFSSSPSPQSYGGKTASGTDIQKVREEIAQESGPFNVPTQEPQAGKTVTGTDIAEVKSQNQQAEQGKNKF; encoded by the coding sequence ATGCAAAACAAAAATGGTAAACGTTTCACACAAACAGGTACAGATATTGAGGAAGTAAAGAGCCAAAATGCACAAGGATCTTCTGGTGCACAATCATTTGGGACTAACCCACAAAAGGTAAGAGAAGAAATCGCACAAGAGGCAGGTCCTTTTGGTAAGTCATATTCTTCTACACAAGCCCCCCAGTCTTTTGGCGGGAAAACAGCATCAGGTACAGATATCCAGAAGGTGAGAGAAGAGATCGCACAGGAGGCAGGTCCTTTTGGTAAATCATTCTCTTCAAGCCCATCACCACAATCTTACGGTGGGAAAACAGCGTCTGGTACGGACATTCAAAAAGTGAGAGAAGAAATCGCACAGGAGGCAGGTCCTTTTGGTAAGTCATTCTCTTCAAGCCCATCACCACAATCTTACGGTGGGAAAACAGCGTCTGGTACGGACATCCAAAAAGTAAGAGAAGAAATCGCACAGGAATCAGGACCATTTAATGTCCCTACACAGGAGCCTCAAGCTGGTAAAACGGTTACTGGTACTGATATTGCCGAAGTAAAAAGCCAAAACCAACAAGCAGAACAAGGGAAGAATAAATTTTAA
- a CDS encoding metallophosphoesterase, with protein sequence MRYALLGDLHSSIDDTKAVIQQIEEVAPDSILIGLGDLYECTIGKKKAINLSNVPLKAAAIIEEDFEKILTFPSIRGNQEERISSVTGIQRFAALPEKLVIEGATLIHGHQIEWDKKWEPVNTSVLEIDTSLVFFGHSHRSGIYLESKKITEPIDFGKEIHLPSNNYWINVGSVVDNREWCLYDSEKRSICFMKVSHI encoded by the coding sequence ATGAGATATGCTCTGTTGGGAGATTTACATTCAAGCATTGATGATACAAAAGCAGTTATACAACAGATTGAAGAAGTTGCTCCTGATTCCATTTTGATTGGGTTAGGCGATTTATACGAATGTACGATTGGCAAGAAGAAAGCAATAAACCTTTCAAATGTTCCATTAAAAGCAGCAGCAATTATTGAAGAAGATTTTGAAAAAATATTAACGTTTCCATCAATTCGTGGGAATCAGGAAGAAAGGATATCAAGTGTTACCGGAATCCAACGATTTGCTGCGTTACCGGAAAAATTAGTGATTGAAGGTGCCACTTTAATACATGGTCACCAGATTGAATGGGACAAAAAATGGGAACCCGTAAACACATCCGTTCTAGAAATCGATACCTCACTTGTCTTCTTTGGTCATAGCCATAGGAGCGGCATTTATCTTGAATCCAAAAAGATAACTGAGCCCATTGATTTTGGCAAAGAAATACACTTGCCAAGTAATAATTATTGGATTAACGTCGGTTCCGTGGTAGACAATCGAGAATGGTGTTTATATGATAGCGAAAAACGCTCAATTTGTTTTATGAAGGTGTCGCATATATAA
- a CDS encoding YitT family protein: MLIIKKGLAIIVGSIFLSLGINVFLTPYEILDGGIIGLSLIIYYLFNLKIGLMIIVLSIPIFVLAWFKYKPYFFNSLHGLLISSVVIDLFKPLRSLIRLDPMMSSILGGIFVGIGIGLMLRFETSTGGTDLLAQFISDRTLINVGVIIFIIDAAVVCLGGIFISPNTLLLSIVTILCVGITTSTLTKRHT, encoded by the coding sequence ATGCTTATTATTAAGAAAGGCTTGGCAATCATTGTAGGTAGTATTTTTTTATCCTTGGGAATTAATGTTTTCTTAACGCCTTATGAGATTTTAGATGGTGGGATTATTGGACTTTCATTAATCATCTATTATTTGTTTAACCTAAAAATAGGTTTGATGATTATTGTGCTAAGTATTCCAATTTTTGTACTTGCCTGGTTCAAATATAAGCCTTATTTCTTTAACAGTTTACATGGATTGCTTATTTCTTCGGTAGTAATAGACCTTTTTAAACCGTTACGTTCGCTGATTCGACTTGACCCCATGATGAGTTCAATTCTTGGGGGAATATTTGTGGGAATTGGTATAGGTCTGATGTTAAGGTTTGAGACAAGTACTGGCGGGACAGACCTTTTGGCTCAGTTTATTTCGGATCGAACACTTATTAATGTAGGGGTTATCATTTTTATCATTGACGCTGCTGTAGTATGTTTAGGCGGGATTTTCATTTCACCGAATACTTTACTCCTATCAATTGTAACTATTCTTTGTGTAGGAATAACGACAAGTACTTTAACTAAGCGTCATACATAA
- a CDS encoding DMT family transporter, with product MRKYIGEIMLCITAIIWGSGFVVSSIALEHYTPYQVLAGRFLIGLLVLVIIFYKKLKQLNKGIIIKGLVLGFFLYLAFVLQTVGLQYTTPSKNAFLTAVNVVIVPFIAYFAYKRKIDKFELTGAILAIIGIGFLSLQFSTDINVGDILTLACAVAFAYQIFYTAKYVKDEDPITLTIVQMFFAAVFAWVIVVFKGETSFSYEMEAVSSIVYLAIFSTTLAYLLQTIAQKFTNETKAAIILSTESFWGMLFSVILLSEVLTTRMVIGAILILLAIMISETKLSFLKRKSMEKLI from the coding sequence ATGCGAAAGTATATTGGTGAGATTATGCTGTGTATAACAGCAATTATTTGGGGAAGCGGCTTTGTTGTGAGTAGCATTGCTTTGGAACATTATACTCCCTATCAAGTTTTGGCAGGAAGATTTTTAATTGGATTACTAGTTCTAGTTATCATTTTTTATAAGAAGTTAAAACAACTAAATAAGGGAATTATTATAAAAGGATTAGTGTTAGGCTTCTTTCTATATTTAGCCTTTGTGTTACAGACAGTTGGATTACAGTATACAACACCTTCGAAAAATGCATTTTTAACAGCAGTAAACGTGGTGATTGTTCCATTTATTGCATACTTCGCCTATAAAAGAAAAATTGATAAATTCGAATTAACTGGAGCCATTTTAGCAATCATTGGTATTGGCTTTTTATCCCTTCAATTTTCAACTGATATAAATGTAGGTGATATTTTAACTCTTGCCTGTGCAGTAGCGTTTGCATACCAAATTTTTTATACAGCCAAATATGTGAAGGACGAAGATCCGATTACGTTAACAATCGTGCAAATGTTTTTTGCTGCGGTGTTTGCATGGGTTATTGTTGTTTTCAAAGGGGAAACAAGCTTTTCATATGAAATGGAAGCTGTATCGTCAATTGTATATTTAGCTATTTTCTCTACAACGTTAGCCTATCTATTACAAACTATTGCACAAAAGTTTACAAACGAAACGAAGGCAGCGATCATCCTTTCAACCGAATCATTCTGGGGAATGCTTTTCTCAGTAATTCTATTGAGTGAAGTATTAACAACAAGAATGGTTATTGGAGCGATTTTAATCCTATTGGCTATTATGATTTCAGAAACTAAACTATCCTTCTTAAAAAGAAAGAGTATGGAAAAATTAATATAA
- a CDS encoding L,D-transpeptidase family protein produces MLHTVKPGETLYQISVDYRTPLSTIIRANPSINPNVIHVGQLIEIPGFPDPNTLSYQIEVSINGRWLKLFHNGALQKQYPIAVGRILYDTPVGNYIIINKAPNPGGPIGTMWMSLSKQSYGIHGTNDPSSIGKAVSRGCIRMQNKDVEELSRIIPIGTPVNIHL; encoded by the coding sequence ATGCTTCATACTGTAAAGCCAGGAGAAACCCTTTATCAAATTTCCGTTGACTATCGAACACCGCTTTCCACAATCATTCGAGCAAATCCATCCATCAATCCAAACGTCATTCATGTTGGACAGTTAATCGAGATACCTGGATTTCCTGATCCCAATACATTATCTTATCAGATTGAAGTTTCGATTAATGGACGCTGGTTAAAGCTGTTTCACAATGGAGCACTTCAAAAACAATATCCAATTGCTGTAGGAAGGATACTCTATGATACACCCGTTGGCAATTATATTATTATTAATAAAGCCCCTAATCCCGGTGGCCCTATTGGAACTATGTGGATGAGTTTATCGAAACAAAGCTACGGAATTCATGGAACAAATGATCCTAGCTCAATCGGGAAGGCTGTGTCGAGAGGTTGCATTCGCATGCAAAACAAAGATGTTGAAGAATTATCCAGAATCATCCCAATAGGTACACCGGTAAACATCCATCTTTAA
- a CDS encoding MBL fold metallo-hydrolase, giving the protein MRITKTNNLFQLTLWPNFFPVNCYIVEEQDELILIDTGMAASFKGIVSLINELEKPLTNIVLTHGHGDHVGSLMKLKKAYPETCVSISNRDSRLLKGDTTLDETEPQSPIKGGIPKNLDIVPERLLKEGDQVGTLEVVGTPGHTPGSISLFERKNRAIIVGDAFQTQGKVAVCGQLVPLFPFPAFATWNKELSLESAKKIQLLSPQILAVGHGKILVSPKENINHAIVDAERKINKYL; this is encoded by the coding sequence TTGAGAATTACAAAAACAAACAATTTGTTTCAGTTAACACTTTGGCCAAATTTCTTTCCTGTAAATTGTTATATTGTCGAAGAACAAGATGAGCTGATTTTAATAGATACAGGAATGGCTGCAAGTTTTAAAGGCATTGTAAGTTTAATAAATGAATTGGAAAAACCATTGACCAATATTGTTTTAACGCATGGACATGGTGATCATGTTGGTTCGTTAATGAAGTTAAAGAAAGCATATCCTGAAACTTGTGTGTCCATTTCCAATCGTGATAGCCGGTTGTTAAAAGGGGATACAACGTTAGATGAAACTGAACCACAATCGCCTATTAAAGGAGGTATACCCAAAAATCTGGATATCGTTCCTGAACGATTATTGAAAGAAGGGGATCAAGTCGGAACACTTGAAGTAGTTGGAACACCTGGCCATACACCAGGCTCAATTTCCTTATTTGAACGAAAGAATAGGGCAATCATAGTAGGCGATGCTTTTCAAACGCAAGGGAAAGTTGCTGTGTGCGGACAATTAGTACCATTGTTTCCTTTCCCCGCATTTGCTACATGGAATAAGGAATTATCGCTTGAAAGTGCTAAGAAAATACAGCTTTTATCTCCTCAAATCCTTGCAGTTGGACATGGAAAAATATTAGTAAGTCCTAAGGAAAATATTAATCATGCAATTGTTGATGCAGAAAGGAAAATCAATAAATATTTATAA